The Mauremys reevesii isolate NIE-2019 linkage group 1, ASM1616193v1, whole genome shotgun sequence genome has a segment encoding these proteins:
- the LOC120387961 gene encoding olfactory receptor 52R1-like, whose translation MSGSNTTDFTNPSTFNLLGIPGLEATYVWISIPFCTMYIIAMMGNFTILFIVKMEPSLHGPMYYFLCMLAIADLLLYTSILPKMLSIFWFNSREIDFRACFTQMYFIHCFLEMESGILMAMALDRYVAICNPLRYSTILTKSFVAKLGLAVLLRGSLVVLPYPFLASQWPYCRTNIIPQPYCVHIAVVNLACADTRISSYYGLFVLFCVKGLDMFFIAVSYTQILRAIFSLPTKDARLKTFGTCISHLFVISAFYIPVLFISLMYRFGRNVPGHIHILIANMYHLIPPLLNPIIYGVRTKQIRDRLLRLFIHKGA comes from the coding sequence atgtcaggtTCCAACACAACCGATTTCACTAACCCCTCCACCTTCAACCTGCTGggtattcctggcctggaggcgacctatgtctggatctccatccccttctgcaccatgtacatcATAGCCATgatggggaacttcaccatcctgttcatcgtgaagaTGGAAccgagcctccatgggcccatgtactatttcctctgcatgctggccatcgcTGACCTGCTCCTGTATACCTCCatcctgcccaaaatgctgagtatcttctggttcaattccagggagatcgatttcagaGCCTGcttcacccagatgtacttcattcactgcttcttagagatggagtctgggatcctcatggccatggctttggatcgctacgtggccatctgcaacCCCCTGAgatattccaccatcctgacaaagtCCTTTGTGGCCAAGCTAggcctggctgtgctgctgcGTGGCAGCCTGGTTGTactgccctatcccttcctggctagtcaatggccatattgcagaaccaatatCATCCCCCAGCCATACTGCGTGCATATAGCCGTGGTGAATCTGGCCTGCGCTGACACCCgcatcagtagttactatggcctcTTTGTGCTATTCTGTGTGAAGGGTCTGGATATGTTTTTTATCGCcgtgtcctatacccagatcctcagggccatcttcagcctccccacaaaggacgcccggctcaagacttttgggacctgcatctccCACCTTTTTGTCATTTCAGCCTTTTACATCCCAGTGCTCTTCATCTCCCTCATGTACCGGTTTGGCCGGAATGTACCTGGGCATATCCACATTCTCATTGCCAACATGTACCACTTGATACCCCCCctgctaaaccccatcatctacggggtgaggaccaaacagatccgggacaggctgcttcGGCTCTTTATTCATAAAGGGGCCTAA